The Sorangiineae bacterium MSr11367 genome window below encodes:
- a CDS encoding DUF2236 domain-containing protein has product MNALRLSGDELADATVNALFTRGEMKKFNTLMRWFNESGQELPEGLPEAAREYLEATRVPPEWVDWGEMEKARQFFVDNNVHISTALSFASMPACYVIPHVAKLLSATHSLNYPNQRMARTGQFTVYMMRPDAFEAGGRFIPAVQKVRLLHASIRHHLRQEGRWDQRTLGTPICQEDMIGGQMMFSIQVLDAMHRLGIHMTTEGAEAYYYAWRVVGAMMGCDVASTPPDLTSARVFSDLYMTRHMGPSDEGALLTRQLIKMYEDVVPGTFFDPLVPALLRYLVGNTVADWLEVPRSNWDSIARMVPVALDAIERVEDSGPFAEWILDRLGNLTTNFELSALTRGRIMHYAIPEELKSEYGVKPSRSKTRWVPPPPIPE; this is encoded by the coding sequence CGACGCGACCGTGAATGCTCTCTTCACCCGGGGTGAAATGAAGAAGTTCAACACCCTCATGCGGTGGTTCAACGAGTCGGGCCAAGAACTTCCGGAAGGGCTGCCCGAGGCTGCGCGTGAATATCTCGAGGCCACGCGCGTCCCGCCGGAATGGGTCGATTGGGGAGAGATGGAGAAGGCCCGCCAGTTTTTCGTCGACAACAATGTGCACATCTCCACGGCTTTGTCCTTTGCCTCGATGCCGGCGTGTTACGTCATTCCTCACGTGGCCAAGCTGCTCAGCGCCACGCACTCACTGAACTACCCCAACCAGCGAATGGCCAGGACGGGACAGTTTACCGTTTACATGATGCGTCCCGATGCCTTCGAAGCAGGAGGCCGCTTCATTCCGGCCGTTCAAAAGGTCCGGCTGCTTCACGCGTCCATACGCCACCACCTGCGGCAAGAAGGCCGTTGGGACCAACGTACCCTGGGCACGCCCATCTGCCAGGAGGACATGATCGGCGGCCAGATGATGTTCTCGATCCAAGTGCTCGATGCGATGCATCGCCTCGGGATCCACATGACCACCGAAGGCGCCGAGGCCTATTACTACGCGTGGCGAGTCGTCGGTGCGATGATGGGCTGTGACGTGGCCTCGACCCCGCCCGATTTGACCTCCGCGCGCGTATTCTCGGATCTCTACATGACCCGTCATATGGGGCCCTCGGACGAGGGGGCGCTTCTTACGCGGCAGCTGATCAAAATGTACGAGGACGTCGTGCCGGGGACCTTCTTCGATCCGTTGGTCCCCGCATTGCTCCGTTACCTCGTGGGCAACACCGTGGCCGATTGGCTGGAGGTCCCGCGCTCCAACTGGGATTCCATCGCCAGGATGGTTCCCGTGGCACTCGATGCCATCGAACGTGTCGAGGATAGCGGACCTTTTGCCGAATGGATTCTCGATCGGCTCGGCAATCTTACGACGAATTTCGAGTTGAGCGCGCTCACCCGTGGCCGAATTATGCACTACGCCATTCCTGAAGAGCTCAAAAGTGAATATGGCGTAAAGCCTTCTCGTTCGAAAACTCGCTGGGTTCCACCCCCACCTATACCGGAGTAA